GCCATGATCACCACCAGGAACAAAAAGTAGGACATCCTGCTGACAAATATCTGCCGTTTGTTCTCTCTTGCTTCTTTTATGTCTTGATCTGCAATTTATTAGGTGTTTTTCCTTGGTTAGGGTCCGCAACCGGTGAATTGAATGTAACGATCGCACTGGCATTCACTACTTTTTGTGCTGTTGTCTTTTTTGGATCTAAAGAGCAAGGTCCTGTTCAATTCTGGTTATCACTGGCTCCTCCAATGGAATTGCCTCTGGCATTGAAACTGGTCCTTGTGCCAATGATCTGGCTCATTGAGCTTGCTGGTTTTTTAATTAAACATGCTGTGTTGGCAATTCGTTTATTTGCCAACATTATGGCAGGTCATACCGTGATCGCAGTCTTTCTGGGATTCATCGCGATGACTGCTGACTCCGGAATGTGGGCCATCGTGATGCCATCCAGTATCATTGCCCAGATTTTGGTTGGCTTGCTGGAACTCTTTGTCGCGTTCCTGCAGGCATATGTATTTGCGTTTCTTGCAACTCTGTTTATTGGTGCTGCTGTCAACCCTCACTAGAGAAACAGCCAGTATCGTATCAGACTTGCTTAGTATATTTTGTTTGAGTGTTCCTCGTTGAGAAAGGTCAGGGGATAATAACAATGATCCATGCTTTACGGATTATCTACATGACATGCGTTGTTGTATTGGCCACAGCTATTCCTGCAATGGCACAAGAAGCACCTGCTGCTGATGCTGAAGCCGCGGTTCAAGAAACTACAAATGCGCTTCCTTTGGGGGCCATCGGTGCTGGTATCGCAATTATCGGCGCTGGTTTCGGTATTGGTAAAATTGGTGCCTCTGCAGTAGAAGCCATTGCACGTCAACCAGAAGCAGGCGGTGCAATTCAGACTGCAATGATTATTGCGGCAGCGTTGATCGAAGGTGCAACATTCTTTGCACTTATTATCTGCCTCGGTAAATAGTGTGGGTGTGCTTCTCTAAGAAGCCTTCACATACTATGAGTTCGAATTTCATTCCAGTTATTCTGATTACGATGTGAGAATATTTGATCATGTTTAAAAGTCTTTTTACAAGCCGATGCATCATCATGCTGATTATTTTCAGTGGTATGATCTTGGGAAGTGGGCTGATTGGTTCCGAAGCATCCTTGTATGCTGCTGACGGCGCTGCACACCCTGAAGGGGCGCCATTGCAGTGGAAAACCGACTTGGCATTATGGTCATTTATTGTTTTCATTGTATTTGTGATTGTTCTCAAATCAGTTGCCTGGGGCCCTCTAATCAAAGCTCTTGACGAGCGGGAATTAAGAGTCGTCACTGCAATTGAGGAAGCAGAATCGAAACAAAAAGAATCAGAAGAACTGGTCAAAGAGCACACTCGTAAAATTGAGGCTGCTCAGGATGAAATTCAGGCGATGATGGTGGAAGCCCGTTCTGATGCAGATCGGATCCGGCAAGACATTCTCGAACAGGCTCGTACTGAAGCA
This window of the Gimesia fumaroli genome carries:
- a CDS encoding ATP synthase F0 subunit C encodes the protein MIHALRIIYMTCVVVLATAIPAMAQEAPAADAEAAVQETTNALPLGAIGAGIAIIGAGFGIGKIGASAVEAIARQPEAGGAIQTAMIIAAALIEGATFFALIICLGK
- the atpB gene encoding F0F1 ATP synthase subunit A, with protein sequence MAAGHADKFHHVRDFPHFELPGQFHLELPELFGFQVSKFMLLQLVAVVFLFLVFRGLARRAAGGQVVTGRWWNFWESIVIYMRDEVVRPTIGEGHHHDDDHSHDHHQEQKVGHPADKYLPFVLSCFFYVLICNLLGVFPWLGSATGELNVTIALAFTTFCAVVFFGSKEQGPVQFWLSLAPPMELPLALKLVLVPMIWLIELAGFLIKHAVLAIRLFANIMAGHTVIAVFLGFIAMTADSGMWAIVMPSSIIAQILVGLLELFVAFLQAYVFAFLATLFIGAAVNPH
- the atpF gene encoding F0F1 ATP synthase subunit B codes for the protein MFKSLFTSRCIIMLIIFSGMILGSGLIGSEASLYAADGAAHPEGAPLQWKTDLALWSFIVFIVFVIVLKSVAWGPLIKALDERELRVVTAIEEAESKQKESEELVKEHTRKIEAAQDEIQAMMVEARSDADRIRQDILEQARTEAESIKAHAIDEIDRARELALKDLFDQMNGRVVDATEHVLGRALNESDRERLIEEALSQISSSSN